Proteins encoded in a region of the Tautonia rosea genome:
- the cpaB gene encoding Flp pilus assembly protein CpaB: MNGKAPMLLGLAALCGLAAMWGVRSVLNREPSTDVPKTLVLVANREIRVEETLTPEMLESKEIPTEMVPSGALTDVKQALDRWATIRMLPGDVILDGKLAQKGTPTGMIARITPGMRAFAVRVDEQTGVSGFILPDYRVDVLQPRADLPGRADVILENVRVLASGTVFESPEDRSIEARTVTLEVSPDQVQTLASAMQNGPLTLSLRGLNDAAIVAVKPEPEPEPEPEPEPLPEPEPLPEPEPLPIALVDPPPVMTETVETPEVQEAPRRLTIFAGLRAPHTRLVGPKPEPEPEPEPDANLETGVGLEARRPFRLDGLTIDADAIPSPPG, translated from the coding sequence ATGAACGGCAAGGCACCCATGCTGCTCGGGCTCGCCGCACTGTGCGGGCTGGCCGCGATGTGGGGCGTTCGATCGGTCCTGAATCGAGAGCCCTCGACTGACGTCCCGAAAACCCTGGTGCTGGTCGCAAACCGGGAGATCAGGGTCGAAGAAACGCTGACACCGGAGATGCTCGAGTCAAAGGAAATTCCGACGGAGATGGTCCCCAGCGGTGCGTTGACCGACGTGAAGCAGGCCCTTGATCGCTGGGCGACGATCCGGATGCTTCCCGGCGACGTGATTCTGGACGGCAAGCTGGCCCAGAAAGGAACGCCAACGGGAATGATCGCGCGGATCACGCCGGGGATGAGAGCGTTTGCCGTCCGGGTGGATGAGCAGACCGGAGTCTCGGGGTTTATCCTGCCCGATTACCGCGTTGATGTGCTCCAGCCACGGGCCGATTTGCCTGGTCGGGCTGATGTGATCCTGGAGAACGTTCGCGTGCTGGCCTCGGGAACCGTTTTCGAAAGCCCCGAAGATCGCTCGATCGAGGCGCGGACCGTGACCCTGGAAGTCTCGCCGGATCAGGTGCAAACCCTGGCAAGCGCCATGCAGAATGGACCGCTCACGCTGTCACTTCGGGGTCTGAACGACGCTGCGATCGTAGCGGTCAAGCCGGAACCTGAGCCCGAACCGGAACCGGAACCGGAGCCCCTTCCCGAGCCGGAGCCCCTCCCCGAGCCGGAGCCCCTTCCAATCGCGCTGGTGGACCCGCCCCCGGTAATGACCGAGACGGTTGAGACTCCCGAAGTGCAGGAAGCACCGCGACGGCTGACGATCTTCGCCGGGCTTCGAGCCCCTCACACGCGGCTTGTCGGCCCGAAGCCGGAGCCGGAGCCGGAGCCGGAGCCGGACGCCAACCTGGAGACGGGAGTGGGCCTGGAAGCCCGCCGCCCCTTCCGCCTCGATGGCCTGACCATCGATGCAGACGCAATTCCTTCCCCACCCGGGTGA
- a CDS encoding Calx-beta domain-containing protein — protein MTGHAVVGRGRRRRFRPGVERVEPRCLLTTFFVRNTFDSGLGSLRQAILNANASPGTDFIEFAIPTSTAPGLNVPVPGFDPETQTWRIELQSPLPALTDPVTIDGLSQADVPVTFRYPDDIDAPTAFQSEPNTVVALDGNNAALRVIVDGSGINRALYPEVVGFEIATKNSNLRGLVIDGFDIGVRVPDRSNVGNRIQGNSIGGHFLFRVDLQTGDPLPAPSDVAFAGIGITGDAIVVAGTNTTIGGFNAQENNTITLAGGRGIWIQPGAEGNQIFGNQIGVIGPTRNGVYMQAGNALEGVLIQSSADQLASSNAIGGPVQGSGNVISANGSHGVWLVGPGATRNRIEGNYIGAAPGGGYRFGAGNPGNAGDGVFLDNAPSNRVGEDATGRRNTISANNGAGVRISGPLATGNLVAGNFIGTTAGGNAALGNARDGVRVELSASGNTIGNGNVISANLRGVSVVGSTTRNTLIVNNRIGSSASGQGDLGNAKEGIRIDGAPDNRILGDGEGSQIVSGNNVGVAILGATATGNLVAGTFIGTDPTGTLELNNSLQGVLVDNASGNTIGGTTTAARNLISSNHWGVDLVGPGTSNTVVQGNLIGTDITGTLALSNEVDGVRIRDGASNNLIGGLTVEAGNTIAFSRRDGVRVEGPSIQNRILTNSIFDNAGLGINLVEPLVPGVGPNLLRPAPVIDRVRSSTNFANIEGSLTSVPNTAFVIQFFANETLDPSGSGEGKRYLGETVVLTNGAGVATYSADVPGAVLPGEFVTATATDSAGNTSEFSPGVAELLGTVQFAMAVYEVDESSGEAIIGVTRIGGSGGQATVSYATMGGSATPGVDYTPVSGTLTFDIGVNVQTFSVPILEDDLGEAVETVGLVLSNPAGAASLGNPSTAILRILDNDQPGTIAFASAAYQVSEESGLATITVVRSAGGGTVSIEYDTRAGTAVPGVDYVPVSGTLTFGPGQLVQTFSVPILFNPGSNASTVLGLFLDDPMGGASLGVPSAAILTITNLDVPRVASVSAQADRRGLLTISIGFDRDMNRPRTEDLRNYGYSVQVPGHNHRIGTREDLLVPLGPAVYDPATRTVTLRTLKPIRPGTPVQVLINQVTGIPGAGVGVADVEGVLLDGDGDGRPGGTFSTVFRSPRPTPVPRLWPPLLRPSSFFRSGGLR, from the coding sequence ATGACTGGGCACGCTGTCGTCGGGAGGGGGCGTCGGCGTCGCTTCCGACCCGGGGTGGAACGGGTCGAACCTCGCTGCTTGCTGACGACGTTTTTTGTGAGGAATACGTTCGATTCGGGGCTGGGATCGCTTCGTCAAGCCATTCTTAACGCCAACGCGAGTCCGGGGACGGACTTCATCGAGTTTGCCATTCCGACCTCGACGGCGCCGGGGCTCAATGTGCCCGTGCCGGGCTTCGATCCCGAAACGCAGACCTGGCGGATCGAACTGCAATCACCCCTGCCGGCGTTGACGGATCCGGTGACGATTGACGGGCTTTCTCAGGCCGACGTACCAGTCACTTTTCGTTATCCGGATGACATCGACGCGCCGACCGCGTTTCAGTCGGAGCCGAACACGGTTGTCGCCCTCGATGGGAACAATGCCGCGTTGCGGGTGATCGTTGACGGGAGCGGGATCAACCGAGCGTTGTATCCCGAGGTGGTGGGCTTCGAGATCGCCACGAAGAATAGTAATCTGCGCGGATTGGTCATTGACGGCTTTGACATCGGGGTGCGGGTGCCGGACCGGTCGAATGTCGGCAACCGGATTCAAGGGAACAGTATTGGCGGGCATTTCCTTTTTCGGGTCGATCTTCAGACGGGCGACCCCCTGCCGGCTCCGAGTGATGTGGCGTTCGCGGGGATCGGGATCACGGGGGACGCGATTGTCGTCGCGGGCACGAACACGACGATCGGCGGCTTCAATGCGCAGGAGAACAACACGATCACCCTTGCGGGAGGCCGGGGGATCTGGATCCAGCCAGGGGCCGAGGGGAACCAGATTTTCGGGAACCAGATTGGCGTGATCGGCCCGACTCGCAATGGGGTGTACATGCAGGCGGGGAACGCGTTGGAAGGGGTTCTGATCCAGTCGTCGGCCGATCAGCTTGCCTCCAGTAACGCGATTGGTGGTCCGGTGCAGGGCTCGGGCAATGTGATCTCGGCCAACGGAAGCCACGGGGTCTGGCTTGTCGGCCCGGGGGCGACGAGGAACCGAATTGAGGGGAATTACATCGGGGCGGCTCCGGGAGGAGGGTATCGGTTCGGGGCCGGGAACCCGGGGAACGCGGGAGACGGTGTATTTCTTGACAATGCGCCGTCGAATCGAGTCGGCGAGGATGCGACAGGCCGCCGGAACACGATCTCAGCGAACAACGGAGCCGGGGTGCGGATTTCGGGTCCGCTGGCGACGGGGAACCTGGTGGCGGGGAACTTCATCGGCACAACCGCCGGTGGCAACGCGGCGCTCGGCAATGCGAGAGACGGGGTTCGGGTCGAGTTGTCGGCGTCGGGCAACACGATCGGCAACGGCAATGTGATCTCGGCCAACCTGCGAGGCGTGTCGGTGGTCGGTTCGACAACGCGCAACACGCTGATTGTCAACAACCGGATCGGCAGCAGTGCATCGGGCCAGGGAGACCTGGGGAACGCGAAGGAAGGGATTCGGATCGACGGGGCGCCGGATAATCGCATCCTGGGTGATGGCGAGGGCTCTCAGATCGTTTCGGGCAACAACGTCGGTGTGGCGATTCTGGGAGCGACCGCGACGGGGAACCTGGTGGCGGGGACCTTCATCGGCACCGATCCGACGGGGACCTTGGAGCTGAACAACTCGCTGCAGGGGGTGTTGGTCGACAACGCGTCGGGCAACACGATCGGCGGGACAACGACAGCGGCGAGGAATCTGATTTCGTCGAACCACTGGGGCGTGGATCTGGTCGGCCCAGGGACGTCGAACACGGTGGTGCAAGGGAACCTGATCGGGACGGATATCACCGGAACGCTTGCGTTGAGCAATGAGGTGGATGGCGTTCGGATTCGGGATGGAGCCTCGAATAACCTGATCGGTGGGCTGACGGTCGAGGCGGGGAACACCATTGCCTTCAGCCGCCGTGACGGGGTGCGGGTCGAGGGGCCGAGCATTCAGAACCGAATTCTGACGAACAGCATCTTCGACAACGCGGGGCTGGGGATCAATCTGGTTGAGCCATTAGTTCCGGGGGTCGGGCCGAACCTTTTGCGGCCGGCTCCGGTGATTGACCGGGTGCGCAGCTCGACGAACTTCGCGAACATCGAAGGGTCGTTGACGAGCGTGCCGAACACGGCGTTCGTGATCCAGTTCTTTGCGAATGAGACGCTTGACCCGTCAGGGAGCGGCGAGGGGAAACGCTACCTGGGCGAGACGGTCGTGCTGACCAATGGCGCGGGGGTGGCAACGTACTCGGCCGACGTGCCGGGAGCGGTCTTGCCGGGCGAGTTCGTGACGGCGACGGCCACGGACTCGGCAGGGAACACCTCGGAGTTTTCCCCCGGCGTGGCGGAGTTGCTTGGGACCGTCCAGTTCGCAATGGCCGTATACGAGGTGGACGAGTCGAGCGGCGAAGCGATCATCGGCGTGACCCGGATTGGCGGCAGCGGGGGTCAGGCGACCGTTTCTTATGCGACGATGGGAGGGTCGGCCACACCAGGAGTCGACTATACTCCGGTGTCTGGGACGTTGACCTTCGACATCGGCGTGAATGTGCAAACCTTCTCAGTACCGATTCTTGAGGACGATCTGGGCGAGGCGGTCGAGACGGTCGGCCTGGTCCTCTCGAACCCGGCAGGAGCGGCAAGCCTCGGTAATCCTTCAACGGCGATCTTGCGGATTCTCGATAATGATCAGCCGGGGACGATTGCCTTTGCCAGCGCGGCCTACCAGGTTTCGGAGGAATCGGGGCTGGCCACGATCACCGTCGTCCGAAGCGCGGGCGGGGGCACGGTTTCGATCGAGTACGACACGAGGGCCGGGACGGCCGTACCGGGGGTCGATTATGTGCCGGTCTCGGGGACGTTGACCTTCGGGCCGGGGCAACTGGTGCAGACCTTCTCGGTGCCGATTTTGTTCAATCCAGGGTCGAACGCCTCGACCGTGCTGGGGTTGTTCCTCGACGATCCGATGGGAGGGGCCAGTCTGGGAGTGCCGTCGGCGGCCATTCTGACGATCACGAATCTGGACGTGCCGAGGGTCGCGAGCGTCTCGGCACAGGCCGACCGGCGGGGGCTCCTGACGATCTCGATCGGCTTCGATCGGGACATGAATCGTCCGAGGACCGAGGACCTGCGGAATTACGGCTACAGCGTGCAAGTGCCGGGGCACAACCATCGGATCGGTACGAGAGAAGATCTGTTGGTGCCGCTTGGCCCTGCGGTTTATGATCCGGCGACCCGAACCGTCACGCTGAGAACCCTCAAGCCGATCCGGCCGGGAACACCGGTGCAGGTCTTGATCAATCAGGTGACGGGCATCCCCGGCGCGGGGGTTGGTGTGGCGGATGTGGAGGGCGTCCTGCTCGACGGCGATGGCGACGGTCGGCCCGGAGGCACGTTCTCGACTGTCTTCCGAAGCCCGAGACCAACGCCGGTGCCCCGACTCTGGCCCCCCCTGCTCCGTCCGAGCTCGTTCTTCCGGAGCGGGGGATTGCGGTGA
- the rpmB gene encoding 50S ribosomal protein L28 has translation MGRQCEVSGKKTSFGNHVTTRGKAKYLGGVGTKVTGISRRKFKPNLQTIKVWLPNGTTRRVRVATSVIREGKLTLEVDGKMQTFPLIKASKGSRQAREKLGNLFPL, from the coding sequence ATGGGACGGCAGTGCGAAGTTAGTGGCAAAAAGACCTCATTCGGCAACCACGTCACCACACGCGGCAAGGCCAAGTACCTCGGTGGTGTCGGGACCAAGGTCACCGGCATCAGCCGACGGAAGTTCAAGCCCAATCTTCAGACGATCAAGGTCTGGCTGCCCAACGGCACCACCCGCCGCGTTCGCGTGGCGACCTCGGTCATCCGCGAAGGTAAGCTGACGCTCGAAGTCGACGGAAAGATGCAGACCTTCCCCCTGATCAAGGCCTCCAAGGGAAGCCGTCAGGCCCGGGAAAAGCTTGGCAATCTCTTCCCTCTCTAA
- a CDS encoding AAA family ATPase: protein MDTARRLLLVDPNPASAAVVKAALTNLGTVQVVDTCSDYNATLRQIEASSCELVVIVLDANPERALETIREIKDRNPRVAVLPASQSRDGETILRTLRAGASEFLPLPIEVEEARTAIARLLPDVQLPSDGRGTMVTVIGSAGGVGCTTLAVNLAVALTKAPGASVALVDLDLLLGCVDTLLDVMPELTISDVVSDIDRYDKSLLHRALTQHESGVHVLPAPAAMEDAAKVEIEGLRHLMDLLLGAFRYVVVDASKGFQETDFVALERSETVLLVTQLDVCGLRNGARLMQIFREIDGLADRVRVVVNRVGSDITTIGLKKAEETLGAPIGWQIPNVSEIVGAARTKGVPLEIEAPKHRITRSIAEIARSFAPIGGEKPKPFMGKIAAMFT from the coding sequence ATGGACACTGCCCGACGACTCCTTCTGGTCGACCCGAACCCCGCCTCTGCGGCGGTGGTGAAGGCCGCGTTGACGAATCTGGGAACGGTCCAGGTTGTGGATACGTGCTCAGACTACAATGCGACGTTACGGCAGATTGAGGCATCGTCTTGCGAGTTGGTGGTCATCGTCCTGGACGCGAATCCGGAACGTGCCCTGGAGACGATCAGGGAGATCAAGGACCGTAACCCGCGGGTCGCGGTACTGCCGGCCAGTCAGTCGCGTGACGGCGAGACGATTCTTCGGACGTTGCGAGCGGGAGCCTCGGAATTTCTCCCATTGCCGATCGAGGTCGAGGAAGCTCGCACAGCGATCGCTCGCTTGTTGCCCGACGTCCAGCTTCCGTCTGATGGTCGGGGCACGATGGTGACAGTGATCGGCTCGGCCGGTGGAGTCGGTTGCACGACGCTTGCAGTCAATCTGGCGGTGGCGCTAACCAAGGCTCCCGGAGCTTCGGTGGCCCTGGTGGACCTCGATCTTCTGCTCGGGTGCGTCGATACACTGCTCGACGTGATGCCCGAGTTGACGATTTCCGACGTGGTTTCGGACATCGACCGTTATGACAAATCGTTGCTGCATCGGGCGTTGACTCAGCACGAATCGGGTGTACACGTGTTGCCGGCCCCAGCAGCGATGGAAGACGCCGCGAAGGTGGAGATCGAAGGGCTTCGTCACCTGATGGACCTCTTGCTCGGCGCGTTTCGCTATGTGGTAGTCGATGCGAGCAAGGGGTTTCAGGAAACCGATTTCGTGGCGCTTGAGCGTTCCGAGACGGTGTTGCTCGTCACGCAGCTTGATGTGTGCGGGCTGCGCAACGGAGCGCGGTTGATGCAGATTTTTCGGGAAATCGATGGGTTGGCCGATCGGGTCCGCGTGGTGGTCAACCGAGTGGGATCGGACATCACGACGATCGGTTTGAAAAAGGCGGAAGAAACGCTTGGGGCACCGATCGGCTGGCAGATACCGAATGTCTCAGAGATTGTCGGGGCAGCCCGGACCAAGGGTGTACCCCTCGAAATCGAAGCCCCGAAGCACCGGATCACGCGATCGATTGCCGAGATTGCTCGCAGCTTCGCCCCGATTGGGGGCGAGAAACCGAAACCCTTTATGGGAAAAATTGCGGCAATGTTTACCTGA
- the rpmF gene encoding 50S ribosomal protein L32, translating to MAVPKRRTSKSKKGMRRSHDALQFNVILINCEQCGTLKPRHTVCPDCGTYRGRQVLKIGDEE from the coding sequence GTGGCCGTACCGAAGCGGCGTACATCGAAGTCGAAGAAGGGCATGAGGCGTAGCCATGACGCCCTTCAGTTCAACGTCATTCTGATCAACTGCGAGCAGTGCGGCACCCTGAAGCCTCGCCATACGGTCTGCCCCGATTGCGGGACCTATCGCGGCCGCCAGGTGTTGAAGATCGGTGACGAGGAGTGA
- a CDS encoding Flp family type IVb pilin, with translation MSTFIKRIRGFIKSEDGPTAVEYAVMVALIAVAIIVGVRSLGTSMNSTFSNIGTTVGGLPTSN, from the coding sequence ATGAGCACGTTTATCAAGCGAATTCGCGGTTTCATCAAGAGTGAAGACGGCCCGACGGCGGTCGAATATGCCGTGATGGTCGCCCTGATCGCCGTGGCGATTATCGTCGGGGTGAGGTCCCTGGGCACCAGCATGAACAGCACGTTCTCGAATATTGGTACCACGGTGGGCGGCCTGCCGACCTCGAACTGA
- a CDS encoding pilus assembly protein TadG-related protein: MRGRADRPKGRRGATLVLSAVMMTAILGFVAVAVDTTVLAVARHQLGIAADAGALAGASALADERRLNPNMSLTTIFTSAHSRSQQFVEQNTVLGHKPVVVSNPFNSPSGDVVLGYIANPLDPSSPFVSDMSQAANFNSVQIRAARSEARGGIVPAFFARAIGIDGAAVRVRGTATAMNYTIAGFSSEPSRNADLLPFVLDRLTYEAMINPYISTIDQYTYNAETKRVTNGSDGIKESQMFPVKNGYPGNWGSANIGVTNNSTNTLRAQIEHGVTPQQLSMYPGGELTLHQTDAQGKPYVMLGGNPGISAGMKSALEAIIGQPRTLPIFDPNGSGGNGNNTQYKVIGFASVRVVAVNFQGNPKYVIVQPALTRDPTAIPGKVQTGWTAGGLIRLNLSR, from the coding sequence ATGAGAGGACGAGCCGATCGGCCCAAAGGGCGCCGCGGTGCGACCCTGGTGCTCTCGGCTGTGATGATGACCGCGATCCTCGGCTTCGTGGCCGTGGCCGTCGATACGACGGTGTTGGCCGTGGCCCGGCACCAGCTGGGAATCGCGGCCGATGCCGGAGCGTTGGCTGGGGCTTCGGCTCTGGCCGACGAGCGACGTCTGAACCCGAACATGTCGTTAACGACGATCTTCACCTCGGCTCACAGTCGATCACAGCAGTTTGTGGAGCAAAACACGGTCCTCGGCCACAAGCCTGTGGTCGTGAGCAACCCGTTCAACTCCCCGAGTGGGGATGTGGTTCTGGGTTACATTGCCAATCCGCTGGATCCGTCCAGCCCGTTTGTCAGTGACATGTCGCAGGCCGCGAACTTCAACTCGGTCCAGATCCGGGCAGCCCGATCCGAGGCTCGGGGCGGGATTGTCCCGGCGTTCTTCGCCCGGGCGATCGGGATTGACGGAGCGGCCGTCCGCGTGCGCGGCACGGCGACGGCGATGAACTACACCATTGCCGGCTTCAGTTCCGAACCAAGCCGCAATGCCGATCTGCTGCCGTTCGTGCTCGACAGGTTAACCTACGAGGCAATGATCAATCCGTACATTTCAACGATTGATCAGTACACGTACAACGCCGAGACGAAGCGTGTCACGAACGGGTCGGACGGTATCAAAGAATCGCAGATGTTCCCGGTGAAGAACGGGTATCCGGGCAACTGGGGCTCAGCGAACATCGGGGTAACAAACAACAGCACCAACACGCTCCGGGCTCAGATCGAGCACGGGGTCACCCCTCAGCAACTGTCGATGTATCCGGGGGGCGAACTGACGCTCCACCAGACCGATGCCCAGGGGAAACCTTATGTGATGCTCGGGGGGAACCCCGGGATCAGTGCCGGGATGAAAAGCGCGCTGGAGGCGATCATCGGCCAGCCGCGCACGCTTCCGATCTTCGATCCGAACGGATCGGGAGGCAACGGCAACAACACGCAGTACAAGGTCATTGGCTTTGCCTCGGTCCGCGTGGTGGCCGTGAATTTTCAAGGGAATCCGAAGTACGTGATCGTCCAGCCGGCGCTCACGCGCGATCCGACCGCAATCCCCGGCAAGGTCCAGACGGGCTGGACTGCAGGCGGGTTGATCCGGCTGAACCTGTCGCGATAA
- a CDS encoding TadE/TadG family type IV pilus assembly protein, producing MRVTPLRRCERSGAAAVEMAIILPLFLTLILGTIEASRLGMVSQLLHVAAREGCRTAVLPGQTEAAVKARIEAALAGTGISPSVQISSPNGSWLNVEAPSPITVRLSVPFKNVSWLGDPFAFEDTTVVASATMSSEKNP from the coding sequence ATGCGCGTTACGCCGTTGCGCCGTTGCGAGCGATCCGGGGCGGCTGCGGTGGAGATGGCTATCATCCTGCCGCTGTTTCTCACGTTGATTCTGGGGACGATCGAAGCGTCTCGCCTGGGGATGGTCTCGCAACTCTTGCATGTTGCGGCACGCGAAGGGTGCCGGACGGCGGTGTTGCCGGGTCAGACCGAGGCGGCCGTGAAGGCCCGAATCGAGGCGGCGCTTGCCGGGACGGGGATCTCGCCCTCGGTGCAAATTAGTAGTCCGAACGGTTCGTGGCTCAACGTGGAGGCACCGTCGCCGATCACGGTCCGGCTGAGCGTGCCGTTCAAAAATGTGAGCTGGCTGGGAGACCCGTTTGCTTTTGAAGACACCACGGTCGTGGCCTCGGCAACGATGAGTAGTGAAAAGAATCCGTGA
- a CDS encoding A24 family peptidase, with protein sequence MPYTLPMGAAWLVSALLVEAAIIDGRKLKVPNWLTFHLAAGGLAYWAWTAGWGGLGWSVAGMVVGFVPLMIVCAIGGMGAGDVKMFAGFGAWVGPLMAAEALAVSAIVGGIIALGMIAWSGQWRRHWSMSKQIAQEIVTVKHPDRLAERAAERKPTMRLLPYGIPLAIGSIGYMAFHGLLM encoded by the coding sequence ATGCCATACACCTTGCCGATGGGAGCCGCCTGGCTGGTCTCGGCCCTGCTCGTGGAAGCGGCGATCATCGATGGCCGCAAGCTCAAGGTGCCGAACTGGCTGACGTTCCACCTGGCCGCAGGTGGGCTGGCCTACTGGGCCTGGACGGCTGGTTGGGGAGGTTTGGGCTGGTCGGTGGCCGGGATGGTCGTCGGGTTCGTGCCGCTGATGATCGTCTGTGCGATCGGCGGCATGGGGGCGGGCGATGTCAAGATGTTTGCAGGCTTTGGTGCCTGGGTCGGGCCGTTGATGGCGGCCGAGGCGTTGGCCGTTTCGGCGATTGTGGGGGGCATCATCGCCCTGGGAATGATCGCCTGGAGCGGTCAGTGGCGGCGGCACTGGTCGATGAGCAAGCAGATCGCGCAGGAGATTGTCACGGTGAAGCACCCCGATCGGCTTGCGGAACGGGCGGCCGAGCGAAAGCCGACGATGCGGCTTTTGCCCTACGGCATTCCGCTGGCGATTGGCTCGATCGGCTACATGGCATTCCACGGGCTGTTGATGTGA